In the genome of Eulemur rufifrons isolate Redbay chromosome 27, OSU_ERuf_1, whole genome shotgun sequence, one region contains:
- the IER5 gene encoding immediate early response gene 5 protein, producing MEFKLEAHRIVSISLGKIYNSRVQRGGIKLHKNLLVSLVLRSARQVYLSDPCPGLYLAGPAGAPAPPTQQPGEPAAGPPAGWGEPPPPAARAAWPETEPQPERPAVPDAPWVGGAEPTATVTGAADALQGREADVAEAAWGRVEGPREAAARGAGSPAGGSDVFPEGPQAARRPCACPSGREDQRGAAAASPGADCCCAPRRSVDESPAPPAVCPRKRGAAGVGGGPAGCPAPGSTPLKKPRRNLEEQPGGEEDDDAEEMETGNVANLISIFGSSFSGLLRKSSGGGREEEEGEESGPEAAEPGQICCDKPVLRDINPWSTAIVAF from the coding sequence ATGGAGTTCAAGCTGGAGGCTCACCGCATCGTCAGCATCTCCCTCGGCAAGATCTACAACTCGCGGGTCCAGCGCGGCGGCATCAAGCTGCACAAGAACCTCCTGGTCTCGCTGGTGCTGCGCAGCGCCCGTCAGGTCTACCTGAGTGACCCGTGCCCGGGTCTCTACCTGGCCGGTCCCGCGGGCGCGCCGGCGCCGCCGACGCAGCAACCCGGGGAGCCGGCGGCCGGACCGCCCGCCGGCTGGGGGGAGCCGCCTCCGCCTGCCGCCCGCGCCGCCTGGCCGGAGACGGAGCCGCAGCCGGAGCGCCCCGCGGTCCCAGACGCGCCGTGGGTTGGGGGCGCGGAGCCGACGGCCACGGTGACCGGAGCCGCGGACGCTCTTCAAGGCAGGGAGGCGGACGTGGCGGAAGCCGCCTGGGGCCGCGTGGAAGGGCCGCGCGAGGCGGCCGCCAGAGGAGCCGGGAGCCCCGCCGGAGGCTCGGACGTCTTCCCCGAGGGGCCTCAGGCAGCGCGCCGCCCCTGTGCCTGCCCCTCAGGACGGGAGGACCAGCGGGGCGCGGCGGCCGCGTCCCCGGGTGCTGACTGCTGCTGCGCGCCGCGGCGCTCGGTGGACGAGTCCCCCGCGCCGCCCGCCGTGTGTCCCAGGAAGCGCGGCGCGGCGGGGGTGGGCGGCGGCCCCGCGGGCTGCCCGGCGCCCGGCTCGACCCCGCTCAAGAAGCCCCGCCGGAACTTGGAGGAGCAGCCGGGCGGGGAAGAGGACGACGACGCGGAGGAGATGGAGACCGGTAACGTGGCTAACCTCATTAGCATCTTCGGTTCCAGCTTCTCCGGACTCTTACGGAAGAGCTCCGGGGGCggcagggaggaagaagagggagaggagagcgGTCCGGAAGCCGCCGAGCCCGGGCAGATCTGCTGCGATAAGCCGGTGCTGAGAGACATTAACCCTTGGAGCACAGCCATCGTGGCCTTCTGA